A window of Pseudoalteromonas sp. MEBiC 03607 genomic DNA:
TGTGACAATAAAGTTAGCACCTTTCCAGGTAAAGCTTGAGATGGTATCAGGTTGATACATACCATATAGACCAGGGTATGATTTAAAGTTAACGCCACCATCTTTATCTGACGCATCAAAAAGTAAATTAGACCAATCTTTAAAACCTAAGCCTTTAAGCTCTAGACTATTATCTTCAAGATTGACGATAGCAAGGGCGTTATTTTCTTGTAGTGACACGTAGGCAAACTTATTGTCTTTAGAAATACTGATGTATTCAGGCTCTAAATCCATAGCTACGGTTGTATTAATTAAATTACCGTTGATTGTACGGCCAGCCGGATTAGCAAATATAATCCCTCGCTCTTCAAGCTCTGCTTGTTTATCGTTGTAGGCAGAAAAGGTGATGCTAATCGCGGTATCAGCAATCACACCATCATTGATGTTTATGATGCTAATTGAGCCTTCAGGGTCAATACTGTAATCCCCATTAGGTTCACCTTCATTAGCAACAAGTACTTTATTACCATCATGGCTAAAGGTAACCATATCGGGTAGGGCACCTACAGTAACATTCTTAATAAACTGAGGCTCTTCGCCACTAATATCATAAAATGCGATTAATCCTTTATCACCCGTATTACTAGCTGCCATTGCTACAGCTAAAAGTTCATTATTAATATCAATAGCGATACTGTTTGCATCGCCTGCAGTGTGCTCATTAAGTGCAAGGGTAATGTCTGAATCTAAGTTAGTGCCGTTTATTACTCCTTCGTTATCTTTAACTAAAGCTGCACGGTCAAAACTATTGGCTTTTATGATATTCACAACGGCCGAATCACCCGAACTATTAATAGCGAAAATTCTTTTTTTTGATGGTTGATAGGCAACAATCTCTGCTGCACCTTCTGGGCTTTCTGCGTTGAGCACCGCACGGCCGATAAGATTTATACTTAACGCTGAATTTGCGTCTTCACCACTCGCTCCATCTTGCCCTGCAGGACCTTGCTCACCTTGCATACCATCTTTGCCGTCGTCACCGTCTAATGAGCAACCTGTAAGAATGGTTAAAAGTGATAGCGCAATAATTGATCTTTTTAACATTATTATTTTCCTTCGTATTGTATTAACGCAATTACAACACGCAGGCATTACAACTATATGGCACTTTGATGAGCACTAAATTGAGCCATAAAAAAAGCGAGTATAAACTCGCTTTCTATATAAAATTAGTAGGGTAGCTCACTATTTTTTAGTTGGACGTTTCCAACCAGTTAAATTACGTTGTTTACCACGAGCGACTGCAAGCTGTTCGTCTTCAACTGTATTAGTGATAACAGAACCAGCGCCAATCGTTGCCATTGAGCCAATATTTACAGGTGCGACTAGTGATGAGTTTGAACCGATAAAGGCGTTATCACCGATAATGGTTTTTGATTTATTTACGCCATCATAGTTACAGGTAATAGTCCCTGCGCCAATATTTACTTTTTCACCAACTTCAGTGTCGCCTAAGTAGGTTAGATGATTTGCTTTTGAACCTTTACCTAAGCGAGTTTTTTTCATCTCAACGAAGTTACCGATATGCGAGTCTTCTTCCATAATCGCACCAGGGCGAAGACGAGCGTAAGGCCCTAAAGTACATTTAGCCGCAACACTGGCTTCTTCAACAAGTGAGTTAGCTTTGATAACAACGTTATCGCCAATAGTACAGTCTTTAAGTACGCAGTTAGGACCAATCTGAACATTATTGCCGATTGTTACTTTGCCTTCGAAGATAACATTAACGTCGATTAGTACATCTTCACCAGTCGTTACTTCACCACGTACATCGATACGAGCCGGATCAGCAAGTGTTGCGCCGTTTAGCATTAACTCTTCTGCTTGCCATGCTTGATATGCACGTTCAAGAGCTGAAAGTTGTACGCGATTATTAGCGCCTTCAACTTCCATCGGATGCTCAGGCTGTGCCGAGGTGATTTCAACACCTTCACTGTGTGCCATCGCAACGATATCTGTCAGGTAGTACTCACCTTGGGCATTGTTGTTAGATAAGTTACCTAACCAACGTTTTAGTAACTCACCATTAGCAGCCATAATGCCGGTGTTGATTTCTTTAATTTCAAGTTGCTCAGGTGAGGCATCTTTTTGCTCAATGATACCTACCAGCTTGCCATTTTCACGAAGCATACGACCATAACCTGATGGGTCATCTAAAGTCACGGTTAATACAGCTAGGCCTTTTTTAGGTGTCACAGCAAGTAGCTTTTCTAAAGTGGCGCGTTTTGTTAGTGGCACATCACCGTAGAGAATCAATACGGTATCGTCATTGGCAATATGTTCTTTGGCAACAGCGACTGCATGGCCGGTACCAAGTTGCTCTTCTTGTAATACCCAATTTACTTGATTGTGCGACAGGGCAGCTTGTAGCTGTTCACGACCATGACCATAAACAAGGTTTGTTTCGCGAGCACCAAGTGCAGTGGCATTATCAATAACGTGCTGCACCATAGGTTTACCCGCAACTTTGTGAAGTACCTTTGGTAGAGCAGAGCGCATTCGGGTACCTTTACCCGCTGCTAGAATTACAGTAGTCAGAGACATTAAAACAATATCCTTCTTTCTTTGTTTTAGGTGTGCATGATGTTGTGAGATCTGAAAAAACAAACAAAGTTATGTAAGTCACATCATGTGTAAATACGCAATCCTAATGTGTAGGACTGAACCTTGAATGAAACAGCTATTCACTATTAATTCACACTATTGTAGCGAGCTTTGATGAAGGATATAAGTATAAAAATAGAATAGGGTGCAAAGCATCACATTTCAGGCACAAAAAAGCCCACGTTAAGTGGGCTTTTCGAAAACCGAGTAGGCTTACTTTTTGCGTAATTGTTGAATTACGCGAAGTTGAGCGATTGCTTCAGCAAGCTGTACTGCAGCTTGTTGGTAATCTAACTCAGCAGCTGACGTGTTCGCCATTTGCTCTTCAGCATCACGTTTCGCTTTTTCAGCCGCTTGTTCATCTAGATCTTCACCACGTACTGCAGTATCTGCAAGAATTGTGATGCGATCCGGTTGAACTTCTAGCGTGCCGCCAGCAATATACATCACGTCTTCGTGACCAAATTGCTTAACTAAACGTACCATACCAGGTTTTAGGGCAGTTAATAATGGAGCGTGGCCATAGTTAACACCAAGGTCACCTTCACTACCACTCACTTGAATCGATTCAACCAGACCAGAGAACAAGCTCTCTTCTGCGCTTACTACGTCAAGATGTACAGTCATAGCCGCCATACTACCCTCCTAATTACATGCTTTTGGCTTTTTCTTGAGCTTCTTCAATAGAGCCAACCATGTAGAACGCTTGCTCTGGCATATCATCAAACTCACCGTTTAAGATACCTTTGAAGCCAGCAATTGTGTCTTTAAGTGACACGTATTTACCAGGCGCGCCTGTGAATACCTCAGCAACGAAGAACGGCTGAGATAGGAAACGCTGGATTTTACGTGCACGAGATACAACTTGCTTATCTTCGTCAGAAAGCTCGTCCATACCTAGGATTGCGATGATGTCTTTAAGTTCTTTATAACGTTGAAGAACTGTTTGAACGCCACGCGCTGTATCATAGTGCTCTTGACCGATTACTAGTGGGTCAAGTTGACGTGAAGATGAATCAAGTGGGTCTACCGCAGGGTAGATACCAAGTGAAGCGATATCACGAGAAAGTACTACTGTTGCATCTAAGTGAGCAAACGTTGTTGCTGGAGATGGGTCAGTTAAGTCATCCGCAGGTACGTATACCGCTTGGATTGAAGTGATTGAACCCGTCTTAGTAGATGCGATACGCTCTTGAAGTACACCCATTTCTTCAGCAAGAGTTGGTTGGTAACCTACTGCTGAAGGCATACGACCTAGAAGTGCTGATACCTCTGTACCCGCTAGAGTATAACGGTAGATGTTATCAACGAAGAAAAGTACGTCACGACCTTCGTCACGGAACTTCTCAGCCATAGTAAGACCTGTTAACGCTACGCGTAAACGGTTACCCGGTGGCTCATTCATTTGACCGTATACTAGAGATACTTTGTCTAGTACGTTTGAGTCGTTCATCTCATGGTAGAAGTCATTACCCTCACGAGTACGCTCACCAACACCTGCGAATACTGAGTAACCGCTGTGCTCGATTGCGATGTTACGGATAAGTTCCATCATGTTTACGGTTTTACCAACACCGGCACCACCGAATAGACCAACTTTACCACCTTTAGCGAATGGACATACAAGGTCGATTACCTTGATACCAGTCTCTAAAAGTTCTACTGAACTTGATTGTTCTTCGTAAGAAGGTGCTGCACGGTGAATAGACATACGCTCTTCTTCACCAATTGGACCAGCTTCATCAATAGGGTTACCTAAAACGTCCATGATACGACCTAGTGTCTTCGTACCTACTGGAACGTGGATTGGCTGACCTGTACCTTCTACTGAAGTACCACGACGTAAACCGTCAGTAGTACCAAGTGCGATACCACGTACCACACCGCCACCTAGCTGTTGTTGAACTTCTAAAGTTAAACCCGCTAAGTCGCCATCTGTTACTTTTAGTGCGTCATATACGGCTGGCACGTTGTCTTGTGGAAATTCGATATCCACAACGGCGCCGATAATTTGGACGACCTTACCTAAACTCATGTCTATTCCTCTCATTAAACTTTGCCGAAGCGTTAAACTGCTGCCGAACCGCCAACAATCTCACTAATTTCTTGTGTGATTGCAGCTTGACGAGCCTTGTTATAAACAAGCTGTAACTCATCCATAAGGTCGCCTGCGTTATCAGTTGCAGCTTTCATTGCAACCATACGGGCAGCCTGTTCAGAGGCAGCGTTCTCAACTACACCTTGGTATACTTGAGACTCAATAAAGCGTACTAACAGAGCTTCTAAAATCGCATCTGGGTTTGGCTCATATAAGTAATCCCAAGAATGTTGAGATACTTCTTCTTCAGCTTTTGGCAAAGGGAGTAACTGATCGATTGTTGGCTCTTGCTTCATAGTATTAACGAACTTGTTAAATACTACGTATAAGCGGTCAATTTTACCTTCAGAGTATGCATCTAGCATTGTCTTTACAGGACCAATAACGTCTTGTAGTGAAGGTGTATCTCCTAAGTTCGCTTTTTTAGCGACTAACTTACCGCCAAAACGTTGGAAAAAGCCAGCTGCTTTGCTACCTAAAGTAGTAAATTCAGCTTCAACGCCTTTTTCTTTCCACGCTTTAACATCTAGGGCAACTTTTTTGAACTCGTTTGAGTTCAAGCCACCACATAGACCACGGTCAGTAGAGATAACAATATAACCAACTCGTTTTACTTCACGCTCTTCTAAGAAAGGGTGAGTAAAATCAAGATTTGCTTGAGCAACACGACCAATCACTTGGCGTAAGTTTTCAGCGTATGGACGGCTTGACGCCACACGTTCCTGCGCTTTTTTCATTTTAGACGCAGCAACCATTTCCATTGCGCTGGTGATCTTTTGAGTATTCTTGATACTCCCGATCTTGCTTTTAATCTCTTTTCCGCTGGCCATGACTCTCTCTCCGAATCTGGTGGGCTTTAGTTGCCTAAAGCTCACCATTCATAACTAAATTACCAAGTTTGCGTCGACTTGAACTTCTCTAGAAGTTCTTTAAGTTGAGCTTCAATCTCAGCGTTGTAGTTACCAGTTTCATTGATTTGAGCCATTAGCTCTGCGTATGTGCTGTTTGCATAAGAAATTAGGCCAGCTTCGAAATCCATGATTTTCGCGATTTCGATGTCTTTTAGGTAGCCTTTTTCAGCAGCAAATAGCGACAGAGACATTTCAGCAACAGACATTGGTGCGTACTGTTTCTGCTTCATTAACTCTGTTACGCGCTCACCATGCTCTAATTGAGCACGTGTTGCATCGTCAAGGTCAGACGCGAACTGCGAGAACGCAGCTAATTCACGGTACTGAGCTAACGCTAGACGGATACCACCACCTAGTTTCTTAACGATTTTAGTTTGCGCTGCACCACCAACACGAGATACCGAGATACCAGCGTTAACAGCTGGACGGATACCTGAGTTGAATAAGTCAGTTTCTAAGAAGATCTGACCATCGGTGATAGAGATAACGTTTGTCGGTACGAACGCAGAAACGTCGCCGCCTTGAGTTTCAATGATTGGCAATGCCGTCAATGAACCTGTTTTACCTTTCACTTCACCGTTAGTGAACTTCTCAACGTAATCAGCGTTTACACGTGATGCACGCTCTAGAAGACGTGAGTGAAGGTAGAATACGTCACCTGGGTATGCTTCACGACCTGGTGGACGCTTAAGTAGTAATGAGATTTGACGGTAAGCAACAGCTTGCTTAGATAAATCATCATATACGATTAGCGCGTCTTCACCACGGTCACGGAAGTATTCACCCATAGTACAACCAGAGAATGGTGCTAAGTACTGAAGTGCCGCAGATTCAGAAGCAGATGCAACAACAACGATAGTGTTTTCTAATGCACCGTGCTCTTCTAATTTACGTACTACGTTAGCGATAGTAGATGCTTTTTGACCAACTGCAACGTACACACACTTAACGCCTGTACCTTTTTGGTTGATGATAGCATCGATTGCTAATGCAGTTTTACCAGTTTGGCGGTCACCGATCACAAGCTCACGTTGACCACGACCTACTGGGATCATCGCATCGATAGATTTATAACCAGTTTGTACTGGCTCATCTACTGATTGACGTTCGATAACGCCTGGTGCGATTTTCTCAACAGGTTCAAAACCGTCGTTATCTAAAGCGCCTTTACCATCGATAGGTGCACCTAGTGTGTTAACAACACGACCAAGTAGACCACGACCAACAGGAACCTCTAGGATACGACCAGTTGATTTAACTTTTACGCCTTCTTTAAGGTCAGCGTAAGGACCCATTACTACTGCACCTACTGAGTCACGCTCAAGGTTTAGTGCGATAGCATAACGGTTGCCAGGAAGCTCGATCATTTCACCTTGCATACAGTCAGCAAGACCGTGGATGCGGATGATACCGTCAGTAACAGATACGATAGTACCTTCGTTACGAGCTTCACTTACAACTTCGAACTGCTCAATACGTTGTTTGATCAGATCTGAAATTTCAGTGGAATTAAGTTGCATGCTCTTTTTCCCAATTACGATTGTAGTGATGTAGCTAAGCGGGCTAATTTGCCACGTACTGAGCCGTCGATTACAGTGTCACCCGCCTTGATAATAAGGCCGCCAACCACTGTAGTATCTTCACTACAATTCAGCTTAACTTTGCGTGCGAAACGTTTTTCAAGTGCCGCTACCAATGATACTTGCTGCTCAGCAGCAAGCGGTGTTGCAGAAACCACATCAACGTCGATTTCTTTGTCGTAGTCCGCTTTTAATTCAGCGAATAACTCTGCAACAGCTGGCAGTGCAACTAAACGTCCATTTTCAGCCATCACCTTGATTAGGTTCTGACCTTGTTCGTTGAGCTGCTCTGCACAGATCTTGATAAACAGATCTGCTTTTTCAGTAGCAGTAGGCAATCCAGCTAGCGCGGCAGCGGCTTGCTCATTGCTGGCAACTTGGCCAGCAAAGAACAGCATGTCGTTCCAACTTTCAACAGTGCCTTTTTCAACGGCAAGTTCAAAAGCCGCTTTAGCGTATGGGCGAGCGATAGTAGCCAATTCAGACATGCTCATACCCTCCTAATTACAGCTCAGCGACAAGTTTTTCAACGATGTCACTGTGTGCGGCTTGATTGATTTCGCGCTCTAAAATCTTCTCAGCACCAACCACGGCCAGCGTCGCTACTTGTTTACGTAGTTCTTCTGTTACACGGTTACGCTCTGCTTCGATTTCAGAGTGCCCTTGAGCAATAATTTTTTCACGCTCTTGTTGACCACGAACAGTTTCTTCGTCAACGATAAGCGTGGCACGCTTTTTAGCTTGTTCAATGATATCAGCCGCTTGAGCTTTTGCCTCTTTAAGCTGCTCAGCAGCTTTCTTTTGCGCAAGTTCTAAGTCTTTTTCGGCTCTATCAGAGGCAGCTAAACCATCTTCGATTTTCTTCTGGCGAGCTTCAATTGCACCATTTAGTGGTGGCCATACGTATTTCATACAGAAAAGTACGAAAACCGTAAATGCAATTAATTCACCGATAAGAGTGGCTGTTAAGTTCACGACCGCTCCTCCTTAAAATAGTAAGCTGTTCAAAAAATAATATTAAAGTACGAACAACAATACCATTGCGATACCAACACCGATCATAGCTACAGCATCGATTAGACCAGCAAGGATGAACATCTTAACTTGTAATGAAGGTGCAAGTTCAGGTTGACGAGCACAAGCTTCTAGGAATTTACCACCCATGTTACCGAAGCCGATAGCAGTACCGATTGCACCGAAGCCGATAAGTAGAGCAACAGCGATATACTTAAGACCTAATACTAGTTCCATTTTTTTCTCCAAAGTTTCAATTGTAAATTAAAGTTAAAATTTAAAAGTGTATAAAATTAGTGATTATCTGAGCTTGCCATGCTTAGGTAAACGATTGTTAGCATCATGAATACGAATGCTTGCAGTACGATTACTAAGATGTGGAATACAGCCCAAATAAAGTGCAACGGTAGTTGCATTAAACCAACTGCGCCGATCAAGATGAAAATCAACTCACCAGCATATAAGTTACCGAATAAACGCAGCGCTAACGAGAACGGCTTAGCTACTAAAGCGATTGTTTCTAGTAATAAGTTACACGGGATTAAAAACACCATCGCTAGCTTGTTATTTGAGCTAAATGGGTGAAGCGTAAGTTCTGCTAAGAAACCGCCAATCCCTTTAATTTTGATTGCGTAACCGATCATCAGAATGAATACACCAATAGCAAGTGCAGCAGTCATGTTGATGTCTGTTGTTGGTACAATCTTCATGTAAACGTCGTGAGAATCCATACCAAATGCTTGTTCACCAACGAAGCCAGCGAATGCAGGTAGGAAATCAACCGGAATTAAGTCCATTAAGTTCATTAAGAACACCCAAACGAAAATCGTTAGAGCTAATGGAGCGATTAGGGCACTTTTACCGTGGTAAGTATCGCGTACGTTGTCGCCAACGAACTCAACGATCATTTCAATGAAACACTGAAATTTACCAGGTACACCGGTATTTGCTTTTTTAGCGGCACTACGGAAGATCCATAAAAATACAAGACCTAAACCGATTGACCATGCGAGGGTATCTATATTCCATGTCCAGAAACCACTGTCTGCACACGCTTTGTTGAAGGCAAGACCAGCATCGGTCGAGCACATCTTAGCGTTAGTTAAGTGGTGCTGAATATGGCTTGATAGAGTTACTTCTTCTGCAGCCATGTTATATCCCAAAAGTTAATGATTAAAAAAAACGGGCGCAAACAATCCGCAAAATAACACCAATACATAAACACAGAAAAACGGTAACAAAATGACCGTGTAAGACTTCAGTATCAGTGCGAACAACACGATTGTCAGCATAAATTTTAATCCGTTGCCGCGCTTTAGCGAGGCATACACTTGATTTACTCGACTTGCACCCACATATCTGAATGCATAGACGGCAAATACAAAATTAGGGAGTATTGCTACAGCCCCGCCAGCAACTGCTGACTGGCCGGCATTGACTCCCCAACCTATAAAAACAACTACTGCAGCGATGAGCGCTACGATACCCTGAAGACAAATTAATTTAAATGCGGCAAGCCTATAAGGCTTTGCTAACTTATTAGTCACGTTTTATTAACCTTGTAAACGTTCAAATTGTCAGGGTATGAAAACTGGCGAAATTATACTGATTCCTACCAGTTTTGCAACTTGAGTCGACCCTTTGTAGTGCAAAAACACCACAAATGTCTCTTTTTGGACATGTTATTAATTAATGACGGGAATAGTCTTAATTTATACGGCTTAAAATGCCATCTAGCTCATCAAGTGTTGTATACGAAATAACCAGCTTTCCCTTGCCTTTTTTATTGTAGTTTATTTCTACTTTTGCGCCTAAATTTTCAGCAAGTTTTTGTTCTAACTGTTTGACATCAGGATCTTTTTCTTGCACTTCTTTTTTTGGCGCTGGTTCTAAAATAGAACGCACTAGCTTTTCGGTTTCGCGAACAGTTAACGCTTTAGCTACTGCTAGTCGTGCTGCATCTGATTGCGCTTCACCTTCAAGGCCTAATAAACAGCGTGCATGGCCCATTTCAATATCACCATGTTCTAACAATATTTTTACATCTTCATTTAAATTATTTAAGCGAAGCAAATTTGTTACTGTTGTACGAGACTTGCCAACCGCTTCGGCGACCTGTTGATGGGTAAGTTCAAACTCATTTAGCAAACGATTTAATGCAATCGCTTCTTCCATCGCATTTAAGTCTTCACGTTGAATATTTTCAATAAGTGCAATAGCTACCGCAGCTTCATCGGGTACATCCTTGATGATACACGGTACGGTGTCTAATTTTGCTAATTGTGCAGCACGCCAACGACGCTCACCTGCAATAATTTCGTATTTATCTGCACCAATTTGGCGCACAACGATTGGCTGAATAATACCTTGGGCACGAATTGAGCTGGCTAACTCTTCAAGTGCTTCTTCAGACATGTCTTTACGTGGTTGATATTTACCCGATTGTAAAAACTCTATCGCTAGCTTTTGCAGTTCACCATTTTTTTGCTCAGCAACTACCTCAGAGACTTGCTCTGGTGTGGTTGTCGCTTGTTGCTGATTATTTGCACTTTGGGCTGGTTTTGATGAACTTAATAAAGCGTCGAGTCCTCGGCCTAAACCGCGTTTTTTAGCAGACATGTTATTTTTTTACCTCGAAGTTAGGCTACTGCTGAAGATGTTTTCTCTTTTCTACGTAACATTTCGCCGGCTAGGGCTAAGTATGCTTTAGCGCCACTTGATGCACGGTCATAATACATGGCAGGGGCACCAAAGCTCGGCGCTTCTGCTAAACGGACATTACGTGGGATAACGGTACGATATACTTTATCGCCAAAATGTTGTTTTAGTTGTTCAGATACGTCATTTGCAAGGCGATTGCGCGGATCATACATGGTGCGCAAAATCCCTTCAATTGTTAACGCTGGATTTACTAACTTAGAAAGTTGCGTAATGGTATCCATTAACGCCGTTAAACCTTCAAGGGCATAGTACTCACATTGCATTGGAACTAAAATTGAATCTGCGGCAGCCATTGCATTAACAGTCAGCATATTTAGTGAAGGCGGGCAGTCAATAAAAATGAAGTCGTATTGATCTTGAATTTTTTCTAACGCATTACGTAAACGTACTTCGCGAGCAAACAATTCCATTAATTTAACTTCAGCGGCAGTCACATCACCATTAGCAGCAATTAAGTGGTACTCACCAGAGGTTTCCTTATTGATGACTTCTTCGATTGGTGTCTCTTCAATCAATAAATCGTAAATAGTCGCAACATCACCATATTTATCGACACCGCTCCCCATGGTTGCGTTACCTTGCGGATCAAGATCGATTAATAACACTTTACGCTTCGTCGCGGCCATCGATGCCGCGAGATTCACAGCGGTGGTTGTTTTACCAACACCACCTTTTTGGTTTGCTAATGCGATGACTTTTGCCACAGTGCTCTGATCCCTAGTCTTTAGATAGAATGATTAGATGTCTTTGCGCATCTAACTCAGGTACTTCCAAGCTGATTTTTTCGTCAAACTTAATACCTTTAGGTAATGAGTCTAGTTCTTCGCTCGGAAATACGCCTTTTAAAGCGATAAATTTGCCTGAATGATCAATCAAGTGCGCACACCAGTCAACCATATCTTGTAAAGAGGCGAATGCACGACTTAATACACCATCTAATTTAACACTTGGTTGATATTCTTCAACTCTAGACTGCACTGGGGTTACATTTTCAAGGCCAAGTGCATGTTTTACCTGCATCAAAAAGCGTACGCGCTTACCTAAACTATCTAACAAAATAAATTGCGTATCAGGTAGGGCGATGGCTAATACGATACCCGGTAAACCAGGACCCGTACCAACATCGATGTAATGTTTGCCTTTAAGGTGTGGTGCAACAACTAAGCTATCCATAATATGCTTAACCATCATCTCTTCAGGTAAACGAACAGAGGTTAAATTATACGCTTTGTTCCACTTGTCTAATAATTCAACATATTGCACAAGTTGTTGTTGCTGTTTTTCTGTTAGCGCAATTTCAGTTTGCGCTAACAGTGAAGTTAATTGTTGTTGTAACACTGTATTCCTCACCAACTACGCAGTCTTGCGCAGTAAGCCTTGCTTTTTCAGATAGACTAATAATAGCGAAATAGCAGCAGGGGTGATACCTGAAATACGCGATGCTTGGCCAATTGTATCTGGACGACTATCAGTAAGCTTCGCAATAACCTCATTTGATAAACCAGAAACAGTTGAATAATCAAAGTCTTTTGGTAATACAGTTTGTTCATGACGCAATTGCTTATTGATCTCGTCTTGTTGGCGAGCAATGTAACCTGCGTATTTAGTATGAATTTCAACTTGCTCAAGTGCAGCTTGGTTATCAA
This region includes:
- a CDS encoding choice-of-anchor I family protein, which translates into the protein MLKRSIIALSLLTILTGCSLDGDDGKDGMQGEQGPAGQDGASGEDANSALSINLIGRAVLNAESPEGAAEIVAYQPSKKRIFAINSSGDSAVVNIIKANSFDRAALVKDNEGVINGTNLDSDITLALNEHTAGDANSIAIDINNELLAVAMAASNTGDKGLIAFYDISGEEPQFIKNVTVGALPDMVTFSHDGNKVLVANEGEPNGDYSIDPEGSISIININDGVIADTAISITFSAYNDKQAELEERGIIFANPAGRTINGNLINTTVAMDLEPEYISISKDNKFAYVSLQENNALAIVNLEDNSLELKGLGFKDWSNLLFDASDKDGGVNFKSYPGLYGMYQPDTISSFTWKGANFIVTANEGDAREYFFDTADKAECLAKGGLDYDEDDGCLSYIDESRAKDLTLASNFDYLNNDNSDIGRLKVTTVKGDEDNDGEYESLYAYGARSFTIWDSNGMVVFDSGDQISRITASVHGAAFNNNEDENAGDSRSDDKGAEPEALALGTIGDRTFAFIGLERMGGIMVFDITNPYNVTFQDYFFNRGLEADAEITGDLAPEGMAFIPAEQSATNEALLVVGNEISGSIAIWEIKAN
- the glmU gene encoding bifunctional UDP-N-acetylglucosamine diphosphorylase/glucosamine-1-phosphate N-acetyltransferase GlmU, which gives rise to MSLTTVILAAGKGTRMRSALPKVLHKVAGKPMVQHVIDNATALGARETNLVYGHGREQLQAALSHNQVNWVLQEEQLGTGHAVAVAKEHIANDDTVLILYGDVPLTKRATLEKLLAVTPKKGLAVLTVTLDDPSGYGRMLRENGKLVGIIEQKDASPEQLEIKEINTGIMAANGELLKRWLGNLSNNNAQGEYYLTDIVAMAHSEGVEITSAQPEHPMEVEGANNRVQLSALERAYQAWQAEELMLNGATLADPARIDVRGEVTTGEDVLIDVNVIFEGKVTIGNNVQIGPNCVLKDCTIGDNVVIKANSLVEEASVAAKCTLGPYARLRPGAIMEEDSHIGNFVEMKKTRLGKGSKANHLTYLGDTEVGEKVNIGAGTITCNYDGVNKSKTIIGDNAFIGSNSSLVAPVNIGSMATIGAGSVITNTVEDEQLAVARGKQRNLTGWKRPTKK
- the atpG gene encoding F0F1 ATP synthase subunit gamma, coding for MASGKEIKSKIGSIKNTQKITSAMEMVAASKMKKAQERVASSRPYAENLRQVIGRVAQANLDFTHPFLEEREVKRVGYIVISTDRGLCGGLNSNEFKKVALDVKAWKEKGVEAEFTTLGSKAAGFFQRFGGKLVAKKANLGDTPSLQDVIGPVKTMLDAYSEGKIDRLYVVFNKFVNTMKQEPTIDQLLPLPKAEEEVSQHSWDYLYEPNPDAILEALLVRFIESQVYQGVVENAASEQAARMVAMKAATDNAGDLMDELQLVYNKARQAAITQEISEIVGGSAAV
- the atpA gene encoding F0F1 ATP synthase subunit alpha; this translates as MQLNSTEISDLIKQRIEQFEVVSEARNEGTIVSVTDGIIRIHGLADCMQGEMIELPGNRYAIALNLERDSVGAVVMGPYADLKEGVKVKSTGRILEVPVGRGLLGRVVNTLGAPIDGKGALDNDGFEPVEKIAPGVIERQSVDEPVQTGYKSIDAMIPVGRGQRELVIGDRQTGKTALAIDAIINQKGTGVKCVYVAVGQKASTIANVVRKLEEHGALENTIVVVASASESAALQYLAPFSGCTMGEYFRDRGEDALIVYDDLSKQAVAYRQISLLLKRPPGREAYPGDVFYLHSRLLERASRVNADYVEKFTNGEVKGKTGSLTALPIIETQGGDVSAFVPTNVISITDGQIFLETDLFNSGIRPAVNAGISVSRVGGAAQTKIVKKLGGGIRLALAQYRELAAFSQFASDLDDATRAQLEHGERVTELMKQKQYAPMSVAEMSLSLFAAEKGYLKDIEIAKIMDFEAGLISYANSTYAELMAQINETGNYNAEIEAQLKELLEKFKSTQTW
- the atpD gene encoding F0F1 ATP synthase subunit beta; protein product: MSLGKVVQIIGAVVDIEFPQDNVPAVYDALKVTDGDLAGLTLEVQQQLGGGVVRGIALGTTDGLRRGTSVEGTGQPIHVPVGTKTLGRIMDVLGNPIDEAGPIGEEERMSIHRAAPSYEEQSSSVELLETGIKVIDLVCPFAKGGKVGLFGGAGVGKTVNMMELIRNIAIEHSGYSVFAGVGERTREGNDFYHEMNDSNVLDKVSLVYGQMNEPPGNRLRVALTGLTMAEKFRDEGRDVLFFVDNIYRYTLAGTEVSALLGRMPSAVGYQPTLAEEMGVLQERIASTKTGSITSIQAVYVPADDLTDPSPATTFAHLDATVVLSRDIASLGIYPAVDPLDSSSRQLDPLVIGQEHYDTARGVQTVLQRYKELKDIIAILGMDELSDEDKQVVSRARKIQRFLSQPFFVAEVFTGAPGKYVSLKDTIAGFKGILNGEFDDMPEQAFYMVGSIEEAQEKAKSM
- the atpH gene encoding F0F1 ATP synthase subunit delta gives rise to the protein MSELATIARPYAKAAFELAVEKGTVESWNDMLFFAGQVASNEQAAAALAGLPTATEKADLFIKICAEQLNEQGQNLIKVMAENGRLVALPAVAELFAELKADYDKEIDVDVVSATPLAAEQQVSLVAALEKRFARKVKLNCSEDTTVVGGLIIKAGDTVIDGSVRGKLARLATSLQS
- a CDS encoding F0F1 ATP synthase subunit epsilon — encoded protein: MAAMTVHLDVVSAEESLFSGLVESIQVSGSEGDLGVNYGHAPLLTALKPGMVRLVKQFGHEDVMYIAGGTLEVQPDRITILADTAVRGEDLDEQAAEKAKRDAEEQMANTSAAELDYQQAAVQLAEAIAQLRVIQQLRKK
- the atpF gene encoding F0F1 ATP synthase subunit B gives rise to the protein MNLTATLIGELIAFTVFVLFCMKYVWPPLNGAIEARQKKIEDGLAASDRAEKDLELAQKKAAEQLKEAKAQAADIIEQAKKRATLIVDEETVRGQQEREKIIAQGHSEIEAERNRVTEELRKQVATLAVVGAEKILEREINQAAHSDIVEKLVAEL